In bacterium, the sequence GTATCAATGAGCCGTTGGTGATGAGAAGCACTTCGTCAGGGGCAATGACATGCTCAGGGCATGAGGGGGTTAACATGGATGTACAGGATTTACAGGATAATTCAGGGTTAGAATCCCCCAATTCCTTATCCTGTGTATCCTGTACATCCATGTTAAGATTCGTGTTTCCGGATGGGTCTGTCGCGGCACGGAGTGCCCCTCCCACATTTCCTTCGGACTGCCCTCTACTCACAGCCAACCGCCCACTGCTCTCCATTCCTAATCCCTGACGCAACCAGCCCTTCGGTCTCGTCGGCGTATAAAGGGCGACGGAGTTGTGAATGACGGTGATCTTTTTGGCCGGGATGCCACGTTTGAGCATGGATTGGCGCCCCCCTTCGTACACGGCCAGAAACTGGTCGGCAACGAGACTGAGAAGGCGCAATCGCGAAAGGCGCTTCCCGATGAAACCGGGATCCTGTATCTGTTGATCCTGTTCCCAAACCCAGCGGGGGGGGTTCCTCATCGCAACCTTGCTCAACAAACTCACCACCAATGTTGGCAACTCGTTCCCAAAATGGACCGCTGCTACATCCGGACGTTCCTGCCGGAGCAGGCGCAATGCAGGGAGGACGAACCCCCAGGGGCGAACGCGTTCGCGAGATTGGAGATTGGAGATTGGAGATTGGGGATTTAGGGAGAAGGAAGTTGTGGGATTGGACCCATTGCATTTCTTTCCTAATGAAACCATACCCCAATGAAACCTCCCCCCCCTCCCAACCCACTCCGGAAGAATATGCCAACGCACACCTGCAGCCCGTAGGGATTCAGCGACGGGAGGTATCGGCTCACCGGCGAAGACCACAACGAACTCGTCATTAACCTTCTTGAATTCCGACCCAATGGCCGCTAAGAGAGTCTCATATGCTCCCGTTTTCAGAGGGATCAAGTTACAGAAGAGAAGAAGTTTCATTGGTTAATTGGTTTC encodes:
- a CDS encoding glycosyltransferase; this encodes MVSLGKKCNGSNPTTSFSLNPQSPISNLQSRERVRPWGFVLPALRLLRQERPDVAAVHFGNELPTLVVSLLSKVAMRNPPRWVWEQDQQIQDPGFIGKRLSRLRLLSLVADQFLAVYEGGRQSMLKRGIPAKKITVIHNSVALYTPTRPKGWLRQGLGMESSGRLAVSRGQSEGNVGGALRAATDPSGNTNLNMDVQDTQDKELGDSNPELSCKSCTSMLTPSCPEHVIAPDEVLLITNGSLIPRKRIDFILKACAQLRGRKVPLGKGFIGGRKGEKGSLEIGFIRENELEHSNLSSLPNDTNETNLPLSLFPSNETNATNSPLPPPWRLLIIGEGPERDRLGALATELGIADRVHFLGLRNDVREILPECDIYLHASKAETCTYAVTESMAAGIPAVMLNAGAAKEQIENGKSGFVFDEVDPIPFAACLSELMADSDRRAEMGKLAKSRWEALFRVERAAACYHELYMNGAKYRGSVVG